The following proteins are encoded in a genomic region of Aerococcaceae bacterium DSM 111021:
- a CDS encoding YrhK family protein, with protein MIQPQLVNDILTGGLYFAGSISNLLGAPAIIGNITYLAGGFFLLMRPMLRIIRNVFIYNEEEYQREVVDVEVQDEEEYEEVDDDYP; from the coding sequence TTGATTCAACCACAACTCGTCAACGATATCCTAACCGGAGGCTTGTATTTTGCTGGGAGTATATCTAATCTCCTCGGCGCACCCGCGATTATCGGGAACATCACTTATTTGGCAGGCGGGTTCTTTTTACTCATGCGCCCCATGCTTCGAATCATCCGCAACGTATTTATCTACAATGAAGAAGAATACCAGCGCGAAGTTGTGGACGTTGAAGTTCAAGATGAAGAAGAATACGAGGAAGTCGATGATGATTATCCATAA
- a CDS encoding acyl-CoA thioesterase, whose translation MTVKKVSESRVVQTHLIMPGDTNRHNTLYGGNLMRMIDNVAAISFTRHTRSLGVTASMDVLNFIKPLPMSHSVCIETMVSGVGSRSGEVFAKVIGEDLATGERYLAATAFLTFVVVGEDQKEIPALEAETEEDRYVMSGYAERRKKRSDDRIADREFQEKISIEFPWTK comes from the coding sequence ATGACAGTAAAAAAAGTGAGTGAGTCGCGTGTGGTGCAAACGCACTTGATTATGCCGGGGGACACGAATCGACACAATACGTTATACGGTGGGAATTTGATGCGGATGATTGATAATGTGGCGGCGATTAGTTTTACAAGGCATACACGGTCACTCGGTGTGACGGCGTCGATGGATGTGTTAAATTTTATTAAACCATTGCCGATGTCGCACTCGGTATGTATTGAGACGATGGTGTCGGGGGTTGGCAGCCGGTCGGGTGAAGTGTTCGCGAAAGTAATTGGCGAGGACTTGGCAACGGGTGAGCGCTACTTGGCTGCGACGGCATTTTTAACCTTTGTGGTGGTGGGTGAGGATCAAAAAGAAATCCCGGCGCTTGAGGCCGAGACGGAAGAGGATCGTTATGTGATGTCAGGCTACGCAGAGCGCCGCAAGAAGCGTTCCGATGATCGGATTGCGGACCGTGAATTCCAGGAGAAAATTTCAATCGAGTTTCCTTGGACAAAATAA
- a CDS encoding ribokinase, which produces MVRIGVVGSISTDFVAEANRRPEQGETVFGASFETSFGGKGANQAVASARLGAETVMFGAVGEDEFAQRLIDNLNNEGIDTGAVQQVSGVPSGSAIITLVEGDNSIIYVAGANDKVKPSDIDKEIVAGLDMVLVQNETPVSTIEHLIDVCHEVQTPIIVNPAPAREMSETYIKKVTYLTPNESEFKMLFPGESLESILKRYPNKLIVTLGSEGAVFFDGTNIQQIPAVDVSDIVDTTGAGDTFNGALAFAVASGLDLVDAVRFANLAGSLSITKKGAQAGMPTLDVLELHEEYYREWKLGGKK; this is translated from the coding sequence ATGGTTAGAATTGGTGTGGTTGGAAGTATTTCAACGGATTTTGTCGCGGAAGCGAATCGCCGTCCAGAGCAGGGCGAAACGGTTTTTGGGGCTTCATTTGAGACTAGTTTTGGTGGTAAAGGGGCTAACCAAGCGGTTGCAAGTGCGCGTTTAGGAGCTGAGACGGTGATGTTTGGTGCTGTGGGTGAGGATGAGTTTGCCCAGCGTTTGATTGATAATTTGAACAATGAAGGCATTGATACAGGTGCGGTTCAACAGGTGAGTGGTGTGCCGTCAGGGTCGGCGATAATTACATTAGTCGAGGGAGATAATTCAATTATTTATGTGGCGGGAGCTAATGATAAAGTTAAGCCAAGTGATATTGATAAAGAGATTGTGGCAGGCTTAGATATGGTGCTGGTTCAAAATGAAACGCCGGTTTCAACTATTGAGCATTTAATTGATGTATGTCATGAAGTCCAAACCCCCATTATTGTCAATCCAGCTCCGGCACGTGAGATGAGTGAAACTTATATTAAAAAGGTTACTTATTTAACACCAAATGAATCGGAGTTTAAGATGCTGTTTCCGGGCGAGAGTTTGGAAAGTATTTTGAAGAGGTATCCTAATAAGTTGATTGTAACTTTGGGGTCAGAAGGTGCGGTCTTTTTTGATGGGACAAACATTCAGCAAATTCCGGCTGTGGATGTTTCGGATATTGTAGATACAACGGGTGCGGGAGATACGTTCAATGGGGCGTTGGCTTTCGCGGTGGCCTCTGGTCTGGATCTGGTTGATGCTGTTCGTTTTGCGAATTTGGCGGGTTCACTTTCGATTACAAAAAAAGGGGCTCAAGCAGGCATGCCGACTTTAGACGTGTTAGAGTTGCATGAAGAGTATTATAGAGAATGGAAATTAGGGGGTAAAAAATAA